From Bradyrhizobium sp. 4:
TCCCTCGACCGCCTCGCAAACGGCATGGGCCTTGCTTGCCCTTATGGCTGCTGGCGAGGTTGATCACCCGGCCGTCGCCCGCGGGGTGGAGTACCTGATTGCAACACAGAACAAAAAAGGACTGTGGGACGAACAGCGGTACACCGCCACAGGCTTTCCCCGTGTATTCTATCTACGGTACCATGGTTACCCGAAGTTCTTCCCGCTGTGGGCGTTGGCGCGGTATCGGAACTTGCGGAACACCAACAGCAGGGTGGTAGGGGTCGGAATGTGACTTTGGGGACGGGGGACTATCTTACCGCGGGTCAAACCGTTGATCCGCGGCCGATATTGATCGTGACTGGACTGGTTCAGGAGGCCCGAATCGCGGCCGGGCCCGGCATGGCGGTCATTTGCTCATCGAGCAGCCCGACCCAGTTGCGGGCGCTGTTGACGGTGCTGGATCCCGAGACGATTCGCGGTGTGATCTCCTTTGGCGTGGCCGGCGGGCTCGACCCGACGCTGCGCTCCGGCGACGTCGTGCTGGCGACCGAGGTGCTCGCGGGCGACACCCGCTGGGCCGCTGGCCTCTCGCTCGGCGACGACCTGATCGACCGCCTGACGTCCGGACGCCGCCGCGTGGTGCGCGGCAGCCTCGCCGGTGCCGAGGAAGTGGTCACGGGGCGGTCCTGCAAGGCGGCGCTGCATTCGGAGACGGGAGCGGCCGCCGTCGACATGGAAAGCCACATCGCGGCCGCCTACGCCGCCGAGGCCGGCTTGCCGTTCGCCGCGGTCCGCGTCATCAGCGATCCCGCCCATCGCGCGCTGCCGGCGCTCGCCCGCGCCGCGATCAAGCCGAACGGCCAGATCGACGTGCTGGCCGTGCTGCGCGGCATCGCGCGCAACCCGACCGCGCTGCATGGACTGGTCTCGACCGGCCTCGACTTCAACCGCGCGCTGCGCTCACTTCGCGGCTGCCGCGACTTCCTGATCGGCACCGAGCTGGTCGAGAGCGAGGCCCTGGTCTCAGAGGCAGCCTGAGCCGGTTCTGCGATCATTAAAAACCAAAAGGCCCGGTCGCCATTGGCGATCGGGCCTTTTCTGTTTCAGTGTGCGTCACTCGGATGGAGCGGAGCGCAATCCGACGACTTCAACGCGGAGGACCGTCCCGGATTTCGCTTGCGCTCCATCCGGGCTACAGGGCATCGCGCTTACGCGGCGGTCGAAGCCTTCCGTGCCGCCTTCTCCTGCGCGGCGGCGGCCTCGTCCTTGCGGATCTCCGACAGGCGCTTCTGCACTTCCGCCGAGAAGATGTACTGCGCCGGGCGCTGCTTGCTCATGTCGATCTCGGGGGCCATCGGACCCGTGGTCCTGACGCCACGCAGCGACACCCACATCGCCTTCAGCGGGTTGTTGATGGCTGCGGTCGCCGCCGTCGGCTCGTAGCCGCAATGGGCCATGCAGTCGGCGCACTTCTCGTACTTGCCGGTGCCGTAGGTTTCCCAATCGGTGGTGTCCATCAGCTCCTTGAAGGTCTTCGCATAGCCTTCACCGAGCAGATAGCAGGGCTTCTGCCAGCCGAAGATGTTGCGCGCGGGCATGCCCCAGGGCGTGCACTCGTATTCCTGGTTGCCGGCGAGGAAGTCCAGGAACAGGCCGGAATGCATGAAATTCCACTTCTTGCCCTTGCCCATCGCGAAGACGTCGCGGAACAGCTTCTTGGTCTTGGTGCGGTTGAGGAAGTGCTCCTGGTCGGGCGCGCGCTCATAGGCGTAGCCGGGCGACATCGAGACGCCGACACCGAGCTCGACGGTGAGGTCGAGGAATTTCGCGATCTCCTCGGCCGGATGGCCGTCGAAGATGGTGGCGTTGACGTTGACGGTGAAGCCGCGGGCCTTGGCCGCCTTGATCGCGGAGACGGCGCGGTCGAACACGCCCTTCTGCGACACGGCCTTGTCGTGGTGCTCCTTCAGGCCGTCGAGATGCACGGAGAAGAACAGATAGGGCGAAGGCTCGAACAGATCGAGCTTCTTCTCGAGCAACAGCGCGTTGGTGCAGAGCGAGACGAACTTCTTGCGCGCGACGAGGCCGCGCACGATCTCGCCGATCTCCTTGTGGATCAGCGGCTCGCCGCCGGGAATGGCGACCATCGGCGCGCCGCACTCGTCGGCCGCGTCCCAGCACTCCTGTGCGGTCATGCGGCGGTTGAGGATCGCGTCCGGATAGTCGATCTTGCCGCAGCCGACGCAGGCGAGGTTGCAGCGAAACAGCGGTTCCAGCATCAGCACGAGCGGATAGCGCTTGCGGCCAAGCAGCTTCTGCTTGATCAAATAGCCGCCGATACGCATTTCCTTGAAGAAGGGGATAGCCATCACAAGTTTCTTTCTGGGCTTGAAATTCGGGTGGGTCAGCTCGCAGCCAGTTGGGCCGGAAGCCGGAATTCGATGTTTTCCTCGCGGCCCGGAAGCACCGAGACCTTGACCGGTCCGATCCGCCGCATCGCTTCGATCACGTCATCCACGAGTACCTCGGGCGCCGAAGCGCCGGCCGTGACGCCGACGATCCTGGCATCTTTCAACCACTCCGGATTGAGCGCGCTGCCGTCGGCAATCAGATAACTCGCGACACCGGCCTCAGTGCCGATTTCGCGGAGCCGGTTCGAATTCGAGCTATTGGCAGCGCCCACCACCAAGATCACGTCGACCAGCTTGCTCAAGTCCCTTACCGCAGATTGGCGGTTCTGTGTCGCATAGCAGATATCCCGGATATCCGGGCCTTGAATATCTGTAAAGCGGGCTTGCAGGGCCGAAATGATGTCTTTTGTGTCATCCACCGACAGGGTGGTCTGGGTGATATAGGCCACTGGCGTATCCGCCGGCAGCTCAAGGGCCTTAACCTCTTCAACGCTTTGGACCAGCAGTACGGGGGCGGGAACCTGGCCCATCGTACCCTCGACCTCGGGGTGGCCGGCATGGCCGATCAGGATCAGGGTGCGGCCCCTGGCGATGTAGCGCTTCCCCTGATTGTGAACTTTCGTGACTAGGGGGCAGGTGGCATTGAGCACCGGAAGGTCGCGCGCAGCGGCCTCTTCCTCGACGCTCCGGGCGACGCCATGGGCGCTGAAGACCGTCACGGCCTTGGGTGGCACCTCCGACAGCTCCTCGACGAAGATCGCACCTTTGTTTTTCAGGCTCTCGACGACGTACTTGTTGTGCACGATCTCATGGCGCACGTAGACGGGCGGGCCGTACTTCTCCAGCGCCCGTTCCACGATCTCGATCGCACGCACCACTCCCGCGCAAAAGCCGCGCGGTTGCGCCAGATAAACTTCCATTGGACGCCCATCACGCAAGTTGCACCAATCCGCTCTCAAGTTCAGGGGACACCCCGATACGAACCAATGAGTTGCAATATCCGCACCATCGGTTCGCGCACGCGGTAGCCGCCCACCCCTGCCGGGGCCCCAGTGCATGGAGGCGCAGTACTTTGTGTCAAAAAATCGGCAGTAAGGAAAGGTGGAATGAACTTTGGTTCCGTGCCGGATCAGTTTCGCGGTATTATAGTAGAGAATGCCCGTGGCAGCAAAGTGGCGACATTTGTGCGCATGCTTCGTCACTTTCCCGCCTCAACTCCTCGGCTATACCGACGGCCCGCATGATTTTGCCATGGTCTTCCGCCGTTTACCTCGAACCTTCTGACGGCGATAACCACTCAAAACAGCAATAGGTTTCGGCCGGGAACTCCGTTAAACAGCGGGCGTTTCCGGCAAGCTGTTAACCGCAGAAAGAAAAGTAGTGCTGCAAAGCGTCGTCGTTGCCATCGTCAGGGCCTGCACCCGGTTTGCCTCCCTCGTCGTCGTTCTCGGGCTCCTGCTGGCGGTGGGGGCGGGCTATTACACGTCCCAACATTTCGCCATCAACACCGACATCAACTCGCTGATTGCCCAAAATCTGGACTGGCGCCAACGCGACCAGCAGTTCGATCGCGCCTTCGACCGCGATGCGACGATTACGGCGGTGGTCGAAGCCAAGACGCCGGAGATGGCGACCGCGGCGTCGGACGCGCTGTATGCCAAGCTGAAGGACAACAAGACCGAATTCCAGTCGATGCAGCAGCTCGGCACCGGCGAGTTCTTCGAAAAGAATGGTCTGTTGTTCCTGCCGACAGAGGAAGTCGCCAAGGTCACCGGCCAGTTCGAATCCGCCGCGCCGCTGATCGAGATCATGGCGGGCGATCCCTCGATCCGTGGCCTGACCGGCGCGCTGGAAACAGGACTTGCCGGCGTCAAGCGCGGGCAGGTCAAGCTCGACAACACCGAACGGCCCTTCAACCAGATCGCGCAAACGGTCGAGACCGTGCTCAACAAGGGCAATGCGACGTTCTCCTGGCGCCAGCTCGTCAGTGACGAGCCGCTGACGGATTCGGACAAGCGCGCCTTCATCGAGTTCAAGCCGATCCTCGACTACAACGCGCTGGAGCCCGGCAAGGGCGCCACCGACGCGATCCGCAAGGCCGCAGCCGATCTGGAATTTGCCACCAAATACCAGGCGCGGGTCCGGCTGACTGGACCGGTCCCGATCGCCAACGAGGAATATGCAACCGTCCAGGAAGGCGCCGTCGTCAACGGCATCGGCACGGTTCTCGTCGTGCTGCTCATCCTGTGGCTGGCGCTGCATTCGGCGAAGATCATCTTCGCGGTGTTCGTCAATCTCTTCGTAGGTCTTGCGCTGACAACCGCCGCCGGCCTGATGATGGTGGGCTCGCTCAATTTGCTGTCGATCGCGTTCGCCGTGCTGTTCGTCGGCCTCGGCGTCGATTTCGGCATTCAGTACAGCGTCCGCTATCGCTCCGAGCGCTACAAACACAACGATCTCTCGGGGGCGCTGATCCTCGCTGCCAAGCGCTCGGCTATTCCGTTATCGCTGGCGGCAATGGCGACCGCGGCCGGCTTCCTCTGCTTCATCCCCACCGACTACAAGGGAATCGCCGAACTCGGCCAGATCGCCGGCGTCGGCATGCTGGTCGCGTTCCTCACCAGCATCACCGTGCTCCCGGCGATGCTGAAGCTGTTGAACCCGCCCGGTGAGAAAGAGCCGGTCGGCTATGCCTTCCTGGCGCCGCTCGATCACTTCCTGGAGAAGCACCGCGTGCTGGTCGTCGGTGGCACGATGTTTCTGGCGGTCGCCGGCCTGCCGCTGCTCTATTTCATGAAGTTCGACTTCAACCCGATGAACCTGCGCAACCCGAAGGCAGAGTCGATCGCGACCTTCCTCGATTTGCGCAAGGATCCCAACACCGGCGCCAATGCCATCAACGTGATGACCACGTCGGAAGAACAGGCAAAGCAGGTGGAGGCAAAGCTGGAGAAGGTGCCGGAGGTGTTGCGCGTGATGTCGCTCAACAGCTTCGTTCCTGAAGACCAGCCGCCGAAGCTGAAGCTGCTCGCGCAGGGCGCCAAGGTGCTGAACCCAGCGCTCAATCCCGACCAGATCGACGCCGCGCCGTCGGACAAGGAAAACGTCGATGCGCTGAAATCCTCGGTCGACAATCTGCGCCGGACCGCAGGCGATGCGAAGGGCCCGGGAGCGGTCGCCTCGCGTCGGCTCGCGGACGCGCTGGAAAAGCTCGCCAATGGCGACGAGGCCACGCGGAACAAGGCGCAGGACGTGTTCGTCGCGCCGATGAAGATTGTGTTCGACCAGCTCCGGAAC
This genomic window contains:
- a CDS encoding phosphorylase codes for the protein MTLGTGDYLTAGQTVDPRPILIVTGLVQEARIAAGPGMAVICSSSSPTQLRALLTVLDPETIRGVISFGVAGGLDPTLRSGDVVLATEVLAGDTRWAAGLSLGDDLIDRLTSGRRRVVRGSLAGAEEVVTGRSCKAALHSETGAAAVDMESHIAAAYAAEAGLPFAAVRVISDPAHRALPALARAAIKPNGQIDVLAVLRGIARNPTALHGLVSTGLDFNRALRSLRGCRDFLIGTELVESEALVSEAA
- the ispH gene encoding 4-hydroxy-3-methylbut-2-enyl diphosphate reductase — its product is MEVYLAQPRGFCAGVVRAIEIVERALEKYGPPVYVRHEIVHNKYVVESLKNKGAIFVEELSEVPPKAVTVFSAHGVARSVEEEAAARDLPVLNATCPLVTKVHNQGKRYIARGRTLILIGHAGHPEVEGTMGQVPAPVLLVQSVEEVKALELPADTPVAYITQTTLSVDDTKDIISALQARFTDIQGPDIRDICYATQNRQSAVRDLSKLVDVILVVGAANSSNSNRLREIGTEAGVASYLIADGSALNPEWLKDARIVGVTAGASAPEVLVDDVIEAMRRIGPVKVSVLPGREENIEFRLPAQLAAS
- a CDS encoding MMPL family transporter, which codes for MLQSVVVAIVRACTRFASLVVVLGLLLAVGAGYYTSQHFAINTDINSLIAQNLDWRQRDQQFDRAFDRDATITAVVEAKTPEMATAASDALYAKLKDNKTEFQSMQQLGTGEFFEKNGLLFLPTEEVAKVTGQFESAAPLIEIMAGDPSIRGLTGALETGLAGVKRGQVKLDNTERPFNQIAQTVETVLNKGNATFSWRQLVSDEPLTDSDKRAFIEFKPILDYNALEPGKGATDAIRKAAADLEFATKYQARVRLTGPVPIANEEYATVQEGAVVNGIGTVLVVLLILWLALHSAKIIFAVFVNLFVGLALTTAAGLMMVGSLNLLSIAFAVLFVGLGVDFGIQYSVRYRSERYKHNDLSGALILAAKRSAIPLSLAAMATAAGFLCFIPTDYKGIAELGQIAGVGMLVAFLTSITVLPAMLKLLNPPGEKEPVGYAFLAPLDHFLEKHRVLVVGGTMFLAVAGLPLLYFMKFDFNPMNLRNPKAESIATFLDLRKDPNTGANAINVMTTSEEQAKQVEAKLEKVPEVLRVMSLNSFVPEDQPPKLKLLAQGAKVLNPALNPDQIDAAPSDKENVDALKSSVDNLRRTAGDAKGPGAVASRRLADALEKLANGDEATRNKAQDVFVAPMKIVFDQLRNAMQAEPVTLKSLPADLVSAWKSKDGIIRVEALPKGDPNDNDTLRKFAAAVLVAEPTAIGGPVSILKSGDTVVKAFIHAGIYALLVIGLLLWVTLRRFVDVLMTLVPLLVAGAVTLEICVLIGLPLNFANIVAFPLLLGVGVAFKIYYVVAWRSGRTNLLQTSLTRAIFFSALTTATAFGSLWLSSHPGTSSMGKLLALSLVTTLAAVLLFQPALMGKPRNLRE
- the hpnH gene encoding adenosyl-hopene transferase HpnH, which gives rise to MAIPFFKEMRIGGYLIKQKLLGRKRYPLVLMLEPLFRCNLACVGCGKIDYPDAILNRRMTAQECWDAADECGAPMVAIPGGEPLIHKEIGEIVRGLVARKKFVSLCTNALLLEKKLDLFEPSPYLFFSVHLDGLKEHHDKAVSQKGVFDRAVSAIKAAKARGFTVNVNATIFDGHPAEEIAKFLDLTVELGVGVSMSPGYAYERAPDQEHFLNRTKTKKLFRDVFAMGKGKKWNFMHSGLFLDFLAGNQEYECTPWGMPARNIFGWQKPCYLLGEGYAKTFKELMDTTDWETYGTGKYEKCADCMAHCGYEPTAATAAINNPLKAMWVSLRGVRTTGPMAPEIDMSKQRPAQYIFSAEVQKRLSEIRKDEAAAAQEKAARKASTAA